One segment of Chelativorans sp. AA-79 DNA contains the following:
- a CDS encoding amidohydrolase/deacetylase family metallohydrolase, with protein sequence MFDLLLRGGRVIDPVRNFDAIADVGLRDGVVAAVGPSLPDDGCRDVRDVSGRLVLPGIVDLHTHVYWGGTSLGVDAEEVAYDSVTATLVDAGSAGPGNFPGFRRHVIERVAPRVLSYINVSFAGIFGFSDAVRIGECEDVRLLNVRECVRVAREHADVIVGVKVRVGMIAGGGSSIAPLDIAIEAAEELGLPVMTHLDFPPPTRREVLERLRRGDILTHCFRSFPNAPSTRDGAVREEVLAARERGVLFDVGHGRGAFGFGTARAMLANGFMPDVISSDLHALCIAPDFDLLITMSKFLCLGIPLADVVRCVTSAPASALRRKDLGSLEPGVATDVSIVELLEGDFEYRDVDGVKLAGRQKLARSGIVLKGRWWDGPADRQNRPHAH encoded by the coding sequence ATGTTCGATTTGTTGCTGCGAGGCGGACGGGTGATCGATCCGGTCCGGAATTTCGACGCCATCGCCGATGTCGGCTTGCGCGACGGCGTGGTCGCGGCAGTCGGCCCGAGCCTGCCGGACGACGGCTGTCGCGACGTGCGCGACGTGAGCGGCAGGCTGGTCCTGCCGGGCATCGTCGACCTGCACACGCATGTCTATTGGGGCGGCACCTCGCTGGGCGTCGACGCGGAGGAAGTCGCCTATGACAGCGTGACGGCCACGCTCGTCGACGCAGGCAGCGCCGGTCCCGGCAATTTCCCCGGGTTCCGGCGGCACGTGATAGAACGGGTCGCCCCGCGTGTCCTGTCCTACATCAATGTTTCCTTCGCAGGCATCTTCGGCTTCAGCGACGCCGTGCGGATCGGTGAATGCGAGGATGTTCGGCTCCTCAACGTGCGCGAATGCGTGCGGGTCGCCAGGGAACACGCCGATGTCATCGTCGGCGTGAAGGTTCGCGTCGGGATGATCGCCGGCGGCGGCAGCAGCATCGCCCCGCTCGACATCGCGATCGAAGCGGCGGAGGAACTGGGCCTTCCGGTCATGACGCATCTCGACTTTCCGCCGCCGACACGCCGCGAGGTGCTGGAGAGACTGCGCCGCGGCGACATTCTCACCCATTGCTTCAGGTCCTTCCCCAATGCCCCGTCGACCCGTGACGGCGCGGTTAGGGAGGAAGTCCTCGCCGCCCGCGAGCGCGGGGTACTCTTCGACGTGGGCCACGGACGGGGCGCCTTCGGCTTCGGCACGGCAAGGGCAATGCTTGCGAACGGCTTCATGCCCGACGTGATCTCCAGCGATCTGCACGCGCTATGCATCGCGCCCGACTTCGACCTGCTCATCACGATGTCGAAGTTCCTCTGCCTCGGCATACCGCTGGCGGATGTCGTGCGGTGCGTGACGAGCGCTCCGGCATCCGCCCTCCGGCGCAAGGACTTGGGCAGCCTCGAGCCTGGCGTCGCCACCGACGTCTCCATCGTCGAGTTGCTGGAGGGCGACTTCGAGTATCGCGATGTCGACGGTGTGAAGCTGGCAGGCCGACAGAAGCTGGCGCGGTCGGGCATCGTGCTCAAGGGGCGCTGGTGGGATGGCCCGGCCGACAGGCAGAACAGACCGCATGCTCATTGA